The Candidatus Saccharibacteria bacterium RAAC3_TM7_1 nucleotide sequence CTGACACACGTCTTCCGCACCTCGCGGATAAAATCACCGCCCAGATCCACAAGACCGCGCTCGGTGCGGAAACAATGGTGCCTTTTGAATATTATGAGACGTTTGAAATGTGGCGCAAAGCGCAGCCAGACCTACCGCTTCTTGCTCTTGAACAAGCCGAAAATAGCACTCCACTCCGCGACATAGCCGCACCCAAAAAGTTTGCTTTGCTGCTAGGCGAAGAAGTAAATGGCATCGCGCCAGAACTACTAAAACACGCTGACAACATCATCGAGATACCGATGGTTGGGAAAAAAGAATCTTTCAATGTATCGGTCGCAGCCGGTATCGCG carries:
- a CDS encoding tRNA/rRNA methyltransferase SpoU (RAAC3_TM7_1_813), encoding MPEITLVLHNIRSTYNVGAIFRTAEGFGINEIICSGYTPYPKREADTRLPHLADKITAQIHKTALGAETMVPFEYYETFEMWRKAQPDLPLLALEQAENSTPLRDIAAPKKFALLLGEEVNGIAPELLKHADNIIEIPMVGKKESFNVSVAAGIALYALMA